One Coregonus clupeaformis isolate EN_2021a chromosome 33, ASM2061545v1, whole genome shotgun sequence DNA window includes the following coding sequences:
- the LOC121548965 gene encoding probable E3 ubiquitin-protein ligase RNF217 produces the protein MEDEHISLNVYKCRMPSFVSSYDEETVCNPSEVFDKVETSGTDFIQDARETKIRTPDGVSETHKHRVERTGCKENVEGYSFRKPTAVDILRNFGTTRSPTNFNNNSADDQKDPEDAMVDIVLNERIDCVDLEKSSGSETKGGKEQIADHTEGLTSSDLDEVDVTDSDEICESSRADDDFVQLKEHVYCTVYCIANDNYRKPADNTGEHQYNGAITPSTTNVATEPATDLQQQSDLELGHPSVPEPYTLSNLIDPRTLNNFYNGDYNVSIVLTCRICLDDKYIKPLHCCKKAVCEECLKRYISSQVRVGRADIVCPITECSGYLEESLVVSHLGIEEVAKYKYFLELSRVDSSTKPCPQCSQFISLKGRTPSRAEYKYKIQCTKCQFVWCFKCHAPWHDGLKCHEYRKGDKLLRHWASVIEHGQRNAQKCPRCKIHIQRTEGCDHMNCTQCNTNFCYRCGEKYRHLRFFGDHTSNLSVFGCKYRYLPEKPHLRRLVRGSVCVCKVVVAPVVIVLVMAVGALSLVIGLVAFPIYYICKKRRKRTQGTGRWL, from the exons ATGGAAGATGAACACATTTCTCTCAATGTTTATAAGTGTAGAATGCCTAGTTTTGTCAGCAGTTATGACGAAGAGACAGTCTGTAATCCATCAGAAGTTTTTGATAAAGTTGAGACATCAGGCACAGATTTTATTCAAGATGCCAGGGAAACAAAGATCCGAACACCAGACGGGGTATCGGAGACTCACAAACACAGGGTTGAGAGAACGGGTTGTAAAGAAAATGTTGAAGGATACAGTTTCAGAAAACCGACTGCAGTGGATATTTTGAGGAATTTCGGGACGACGAGATCCCCTACGAATTTCAATAACAATTCAGCAGATGACCAAAAAGATCCAGAGGATGCCATGGTAGACATTGTTTTAAATGAACGAATTGATTGTGTGGACCTTGAAAAGTCAAGTGGCAGTGAAACGAAGGGTGGAAAAGAGCAAATCGCAGATCACACAGAGGGATTAACGTCATCCGATTTGGATGAAGTTGATGTAACAGATTCTGACGAAATTTGTGAAAGTAGCAGGGCTGACGACGATTTCGTACAGTTGAAGGAACATGTTTACTGTACCGTATACTGTATTGCAAACGATAACTACAGGAAACCGGCTGACAATACCGGAGAACACCAATATAATGGGGCGATAACTCCGTCAACAACAAACGTCGCCACAGAGCCAGCCACGGATTTGCAGCAGCAGAGCGATTTAGAACTAGGCCACCCCTCTGTCCCCGAGCCATACACCCTATCGAACCTGATTGATCCTAGAACTCTGAACAACTTTTACAACGGGGATTACAATGTATCAATTGTCTTGACCTGTCGCATCTGTCTGGACGACAAGTACATAAAGCCTCTACATTGTTGCAAGAAGGCTGTCTGCGAGGAATGCCTGAAGAGATACATCAGTTCACAG GTCAGGGTGGGCAGAGCGGACATCGTGTGCCCCATCACGGAGTGCAGTGGTTACCTGGAGGAAAGCCTGGTGGTGTCCCATCTGGGCATCGAGGAAGTGGCTAAATACAAGTACTTCCTGGAGTTGAGCCGGGTCGACTCCAGCACCAAACCCTGTCCCCAGTGCAGCCAGTTCATCTCGCTGAAAGGACGCACCCCCAGTAGGGCAGAGTACAAATACAAG ATCCAGTGCACCAAGTGCCAGTTTGTGTGGTGTTTCAAGTGCCACGCCCCCTGGCATGATGGTCTGAAGTGCCATGAATACAGGAAGGGGGACAAGCTGCTGCGTCACTGGGCCAGTGTCATCGAGCACGGCCAGAGGAACGCCCAGAAGTGCCCCCGCTGCAAA ATCCACATCCAGAGGACGGAGGGCTGCGATCACATGAACTGCACCCAGTGCAACACCAACTTCTGCTACCGCTGTGGGGAGAAGTACCGCCACCTGCGATTCTTCGGGGATCACACATCCAACCTCAGCGTGTTCGGCTGCAAGTACCGCTACCTCCCTGAGAAGCCCCACCTCCGCCGGCTGGTCCGGGGGTCCGTGTGTG TATGTAAAGTGGTGGTGGCCCCTGTTGTCATAGTCCTGGTGATGGCGGTTGGAGCATTATCCCTGGTCATAG GCCTCGTGGCCTTCCCTATCTACTACATCTGTAAGAAAAGACGGAAGCGCACCCAGGGGACAGGCCGCTGGCTCTGA